Proteins from one Listeria innocua genomic window:
- a CDS encoding flagellar motor switch protein — MEQLLEKNITQMELDVIGEIANISFGSASTVLSDLLHQQVTISTPKVEIVDLYNTKDIDIPHVVLEVNFHKGIEMRNLFVLQSEVAAAIADLMMMGDGNIDPNEELSELHLSAVQEAMNQMMGHSATAMSNMFGEMIDITTPDIKVIALKEQLEDTNDQTMIKVGFDLIIGDLITSNLMQLIPVDKGRELAKRLLGDAIPEPEPVKEEISLTAEELDVFLEVCNIGIGSASTVLSKLLNRKVSLQIPTARVIDSKEFEFNERPCLVTSVEFVEGLRSSNTFIISKNAALIMADLMMMGDGIVQEDAELTELEVSAVQELMNQMMGFSATAMSEMLGTKIDISPPTMEFCNFGDTMIQKNIAEGKTVEVIFPLEVEGLLKTPMYQIFNPAAAKEMAQLMLGIQAKEVAEKEATPVEIKEHETKEPAQPVVMEEKETLSEMEQILEDIPVTLEVVFGTAKVKLEKFISWCEKDVIILKESMNEPLVLALNGVTIGKGILVRVDDHFGIQMTELVR; from the coding sequence GTGGAGCAATTACTAGAGAAAAATATCACGCAAATGGAACTAGATGTGATAGGAGAAATCGCCAATATTTCGTTTGGCTCAGCTTCTACGGTCTTATCTGATTTACTACACCAACAAGTCACTATTTCTACACCAAAAGTAGAGATTGTTGATTTATATAATACGAAAGACATTGATATTCCACATGTCGTGTTAGAAGTGAATTTTCACAAAGGAATCGAAATGCGGAATTTATTTGTTCTGCAATCAGAAGTGGCTGCGGCTATCGCGGACTTAATGATGATGGGCGACGGGAATATCGATCCAAACGAAGAGCTTTCAGAACTTCATCTCAGCGCCGTACAAGAAGCGATGAACCAAATGATGGGACATTCCGCAACAGCAATGAGCAATATGTTTGGCGAAATGATTGATATTACGACACCAGACATTAAAGTAATCGCGTTAAAAGAACAATTAGAAGACACAAACGACCAAACAATGATAAAAGTCGGCTTTGACTTAATTATCGGCGACTTAATCACATCGAATTTAATGCAACTTATTCCCGTTGATAAAGGTCGTGAACTTGCGAAAAGATTGCTTGGCGACGCAATCCCTGAGCCAGAGCCTGTAAAAGAAGAAATTAGCTTAACTGCCGAAGAATTAGATGTCTTTTTAGAAGTTTGTAATATCGGCATTGGCTCTGCTTCAACTGTTCTATCGAAATTACTTAATCGCAAAGTTTCGCTACAAATCCCAACAGCTCGCGTGATTGATAGTAAAGAATTCGAGTTTAATGAACGACCTTGCTTAGTAACCAGTGTGGAATTTGTCGAAGGACTGCGTTCAAGTAACACCTTTATCATTAGCAAAAATGCCGCGTTAATCATGGCAGACTTGATGATGATGGGGGACGGAATCGTTCAAGAAGATGCGGAATTAACAGAACTTGAAGTCAGTGCAGTGCAAGAATTAATGAACCAAATGATGGGCTTCTCAGCGACAGCGATGTCAGAAATGCTCGGAACAAAGATTGATATTAGCCCGCCAACGATGGAATTCTGCAATTTTGGTGATACGATGATTCAAAAAAATATTGCAGAAGGAAAAACCGTTGAAGTTATCTTCCCACTTGAAGTAGAAGGCTTATTAAAAACGCCAATGTATCAAATTTTTAATCCGGCAGCAGCAAAAGAAATGGCACAATTAATGCTCGGGATTCAAGCAAAAGAAGTCGCGGAAAAAGAAGCAACACCAGTAGAAATAAAGGAGCATGAAACGAAAGAGCCAGCGCAACCAGTAGTTATGGAAGAAAAAGAAACACTATCCGAAATGGAACAAATTTTGGAAGATATTCCTGTAACGCTTGAAGTGGTGTTCGGTACAGCTAAAGTAAAACTAGAAAAATTTATCTCATGGTGTGAAAAAGATGTGATTATCCTGAAAGAAAGCATGAATGAACCACTTGTCTTAGCGCTAAATGGCGTAACGATTGGCAAAGGAATTTTAGTTCGCGTGGATGATCATTTTGGTATACAAATGACTGAGTTAGTAAGGTGA
- the fliM gene encoding flagellar motor switch protein FliM — protein sequence MSDKLSQEQIDALLSQMSEGKVVDESTEIGDFGRFHPYDFHKPEKFGAEHLESLKTIASAFTKKSMEFVSQRIRIPIHTEATLADQVSFASGYIETMPNDSYIFCIIDLGNPELGQIIIELDLAYIIYIHECLSGGNPKRKLSERRPLSVFEELTLKSILEKFCEALKDSFKSVHPISPEIVNIETNPALLRVTSPNDMMALVSVDIKSEFWISTMRIGVPFFSVEEIMNKLENVVEYTFDKRRNFDAEVEQELHQVEKEARIRVGEIKTTWKELNMLEVGDVLLTETHIRDTLKGYVTEKWKFECYMGKSGNQKAVKFMRHTGRTEQER from the coding sequence ATGAGCGATAAATTAAGTCAAGAACAAATTGACGCCCTGCTTTCCCAAATGAGTGAAGGTAAGGTAGTCGATGAAAGTACGGAAATTGGCGACTTTGGGCGCTTTCATCCCTATGACTTTCATAAACCAGAGAAATTTGGTGCTGAACACCTCGAAAGCTTAAAGACGATTGCATCAGCATTTACGAAAAAAAGTATGGAGTTTGTTTCCCAGCGTATCCGGATTCCAATTCATACCGAAGCAACCCTTGCAGATCAAGTTTCCTTTGCGAGCGGTTATATCGAAACAATGCCGAACGATAGTTACATTTTCTGCATTATTGACCTTGGGAATCCGGAGCTCGGCCAAATTATTATCGAACTCGATTTAGCCTATATCATTTATATCCATGAATGCTTATCTGGCGGAAATCCAAAACGAAAATTAAGCGAGCGCAGACCATTATCTGTTTTTGAAGAGCTGACGTTGAAATCTATTTTAGAAAAATTCTGCGAAGCACTCAAAGACAGTTTTAAATCAGTGCATCCAATCTCACCAGAAATCGTTAATATCGAAACCAATCCAGCGCTTCTACGTGTCACATCACCAAACGATATGATGGCGCTTGTGAGTGTCGATATTAAATCAGAATTCTGGATTAGTACAATGCGGATTGGCGTGCCATTTTTCTCGGTGGAAGAGATTATGAATAAGCTGGAAAATGTCGTTGAGTATACGTTTGATAAAAGACGGAACTTTGATGCGGAAGTGGAGCAAGAATTGCATCAAGTTGAGAAAGAAGCGCGTATTCGGGTGGGGGAAATTAAAACAACATGGAAAGAGCTTAATATGCTAGAAGTTGGCGACGTGCTTCTGACAGAAACTCATATACGTGACACACTTAAAGGTTACGTCACCGAAAAATGGAAATTTGAATGCTATATGGGAAAAAGTGGTAACCAAAAAGCCGTTAAATTTATGCGTCATACAGGGCGAACAGAGCAGGAGAGGTAG